TCCCCGAGTCCCGGCCCAGGTTGCCGAAGACCATGGTCTGAACGGTCACCGCGGTCCCCAGATCGTCCGGGATGCGCTCGCGGCGCCGGTACAGCCTCGCGCGCTCCCCGTTCCAGGAGGCGAACACGGCCAGGACGGCCTGCCGCAGCTGTTCGGCGGGCGACTGGGGGAACTCGAGGCCCGACCGCTCGGCGATCAGGTCCTTGAACGACTCGACGGTCCTGATGAGGTCGCAGACGTCCAGGCGGCTGTCGTCGGGGACGTGGTGCTGTTCCTCGATGCGCGTGAGTGTCTCCTCGAAGAGCGAGTTGTCCAAGCCCATCACCGTGCCGCCGAACATCTGCACCAGCCGCCGGTAGGAGTCCCAGGCGAATCGCTCCCTCTCGGACGACTTGGCCAGCCCGAGCACCGAGTAGTCGTTGAGTCCGATGTCGAGGATGGTCTCCATCATTCCGGGCATCGAGACCCGGGCTCCGGACCTGACCGAGAGGAGCAGTGGGTCGTCCGCCTGACCGAGCCGCTTTCCGGCGGCCCGCTCCAGGGCGGACACGTGCTCGGCGATCTGGCGCTCCAGTTCGGGCGGCGGTTCGCCGCTCGACAGGAAGACCCGGCAGGCCTCGGTGGTGATGGTGAACCCTCTCGGCACGGGCAGGCCCAGGCGGGTCATCTCCGCGAGGTTCGCGCCCTTGTTCCCGAGCAGCTCGGCCATGCCGCGGCCGCCCCGGGCGAAGTCGTACACGTAGTCGGTCATGGCTGCTTCCGCGGCGACGTGCCGGCCCCCTCTGCGGGCCGGCGCCTACTCGTCCCACTGTCACCGAGCGCGTTCGCGAGACAGAAGGGGCCATACGTCCCTGTATGGGGACGTTCGGGCCGTCGGACCCGCAGGGACCGGTCGTTCCGCCGACCCGGGGCGTTCGACGGTCGTCCCGTCCCCGGGAACGTCACGGGCCGGGTGCCGCTCCTCAGGCACGAGCCAGGGGCGAGCGGTCGAGGAGGAGGATGCCCGTCACCGCCACGGCCGCTCCCAGCATCTGCACGGCCAGCGCCGGAGGAGACTGCGCGAGCCGTTCGCCGAAGACGGCGATGCCGATCAGTACGGCGCCGACCGGTTCGAGGGTGTCGATGATCGGCAGGCTGATGGCCAGGGAGCCCGCCTGGTACGCGCTCTGCGACATGGTCAGGCCCAGAACTCCGATGACGATCAGCGAGTAGGGCTCCCACGCGAGGAACGCGCCCGCGCCCTGGGTCTGGAACCTGTCGGCCGTGCTCTTGGTCAGGCTGTCGAGGAGAGCGAACAGCAGCGCCGCGCAGACGGCGAACAACGCGGTCCTCGTGCTGCCGCGCCGCCGCAGGCCGGCGGGGGCCAGCAGCGCCACGGCGCCGCCGACGGCGGCGAGCACGGGCACCCAGTCGGCGACGTCCGGAACCGTCCCGTGGGCGGGCGGCGGAAGGACCGTCAGGAACATGGCCACACCGCCCGCCGTGCACACGATTCCCGCGGCCTCCGGACGCGTCAGGGAGATGCCGCGTCGCCAGGCGAGGAACGGCAGGGCGAAGACGAGGTCCGTCGCGGCGAGCGGCTGGACCAGGACCAGAGGGCCGGCGGCCAGGGCCAGGCCGAGCAGTGCGTACGAGGCGACGACGAGTCCCATCCCGGTCAGCCATTTCGGGCGGCGGGCCAGCTCGAGCAGCAGCCGGAGCCGGAGGGAGTCCGACGCGGGTGCCTCGCGCGCCGCCTGCTGCTGAAGTACCGATCCGACACCGAAGCTCAGGGCGGACAGCAGAGCGGCCGCCACCGCGACGGCGAGGTTCATGACGCCAGCATTCCGG
The genomic region above belongs to Streptomyces marianii and contains:
- a CDS encoding DMT family transporter yields the protein MNLAVAVAAALLSALSFGVGSVLQQQAAREAPASDSLRLRLLLELARRPKWLTGMGLVVASYALLGLALAAGPLVLVQPLAATDLVFALPFLAWRRGISLTRPEAAGIVCTAGGVAMFLTVLPPPAHGTVPDVADWVPVLAAVGGAVALLAPAGLRRRGSTRTALFAVCAALLFALLDSLTKSTADRFQTQGAGAFLAWEPYSLIVIGVLGLTMSQSAYQAGSLAISLPIIDTLEPVGAVLIGIAVFGERLAQSPPALAVQMLGAAVAVTGILLLDRSPLARA